The sequence GGACATCATCTTCCCGCACCGGCTCGGCAAGCCCGAGGAGTTCGCGCTGCTGGTCGAGTCGATCGCCCGCAACTCCTATCTCAACGGCGAGAACATCCGCCTCGACGGCGCCCTGCGCTTCGGACCGCGGTAACCGATGTTCTCCCTCGACGCGGTCCTCGCGTCCCTCGAGCTCGAGCCCGTCGACACCGACCGCTACCGCGCCGGCAGCATCCAGCTCGGCGGCCCGGTGGCGCACGGTGGGCAGCTGCTGGCGCAGTCCCTGGTGGCGGCGCTGGTCGGCCAGGACGGCAAGAAGGTCAAGACCCTGCACACCGTGTTCGCGCGGGCGGCGCGCCCGGACACGCCGCTCGACATCGCGGTGACCCGCCAGCACTCCGGGCGGAGCCTGGCGGCCAGCGCGGTGTCGATCAGCCAGGGCGGGCGGCTGTGCGTGCAGTCGCAGGTGCTGCTCACCGGCGACGAGCCGGACTTCATCAGCTACGCCGAGACGCACCCGGCGCCGCCCCCCGTCCCGCCGACGGAGCCGGCGGGCGCCGCGGGTGTCGAGACGAACGGCTCCGGCGGCTGGCAGGTGCGGGTCGTCGGCGACGTGGACATCAGCGACCCCGACGAGGTGGGCCCGCCCGAGCTCGACGTCTGGATCCGCTGGCCCGGGGCGCCCGACGACCTGGTGACCTCGCAGGCGCTGCTGGCGCTCTCCACCGACAGCTTCCTCATCGGGACCGCGATGCGGCCGCATCCCGGCGTCGGCCAGCGCCTGGCCCACGTGTCGCTGTCGACCGGGGTGCTCAGCCACACGATCACCTTCCACCAGCCCGGCCCGGCGTCGGAATGGGTGCTGCTGGCGCACCGCAGCCCTTACGCGGGGCACGGTCGCAGCTACGGCCAGGGCAGCGCGTACCGCGGCGGCGGCGCTCTGGTGGCCTCCTTCGTGCAGGACAACATGATCCGGGCGATGGCGGCCTCGGGCGCCCGCCACCTGTGACCCGAGGTGTGATCCGCCCCCGGCGGACGTGATCGACGGGGTCCGTCCCAGGGCCGGTGATCTCTGGGGCGGGCCCGGTCCTCCGCGTGCGGAGCGCGGTTTGCGCGCCGGGTGTTCTCGCCAGGAGGTCTGGGCCTCTCGCCAGCCGGTAACACGTCGGTCGACACCTTCGTGCCCCTTCTGAGAGAATTACCCATGGTGGCAGCGCGCGACCGGTAGCAGGGGTCGGGCGTCGCCGACCGCCCGGTCCCCGGCGACGCCGGGTGCGGGTGCGGAACGGGAGATCGATGACGGGCGCCGGATCGCTGCCGGCGCCGACGCCGGCGCCGATTTCGGCCGGACCCACTACCTGCAGGGCTCGCAGTGGTCGACGTCGCGAGTCTCCGCATATCTTGACTCCGACGTCGACTCGGCAATATGAGGCACCTCACAGCGGCGGGACCTGTGCTCCGGCCATGCGAGGTTCGTGGTACCCATCAGAGGAGCGAACTTGTCGGAGCATGAAGCGGTAATCGTCTCGACCGCACGGACGGCGATCGGCACCGCGGTCAAGGGTTCCCTTGTGGACGTCGACGCTTTCGAGCTGGGTACGCAGGCCGTCGCGGAGGCAGTCCGGCGGTCCGGTATCGA is a genomic window of Parafrankia discariae containing:
- a CDS encoding acyl-CoA thioesterase, with the translated sequence MFSLDAVLASLELEPVDTDRYRAGSIQLGGPVAHGGQLLAQSLVAALVGQDGKKVKTLHTVFARAARPDTPLDIAVTRQHSGRSLAASAVSISQGGRLCVQSQVLLTGDEPDFISYAETHPAPPPVPPTEPAGAAGVETNGSGGWQVRVVGDVDISDPDEVGPPELDVWIRWPGAPDDLVTSQALLALSTDSFLIGTAMRPHPGVGQRLAHVSLSTGVLSHTITFHQPGPASEWVLLAHRSPYAGHGRSYGQGSAYRGGGALVASFVQDNMIRAMAASGARHL